The region GTCATTCAATCTCCTCCAAATCCATTAAAACGTAGCATCATCAGCAAACCGCTCTCTGTCGGTGTAAGAGCAATCGATGGTGTTTTAACCTGTGGAGAGGGACAAAGAGTCGGTATTTTCGCAGCTGCTGGTGGTGGTAAATCTACCCTTCTAGGAATGATTGCAAGAAACGCTGTAGCAGATGTCAATGTCATTGCACTCATCGGTGAGCGTGGAAGAGAACTTAGAGAATTCATCGAAAAAGATCTTGGAGAAGAGGGCATGAAGCGCTCTGTTCTTATCGTCTCTACTTCTGATCAGCCCTCTCAGCTACGTCTTAATGCAGCATATGTAGGAACTGCAATTGCCGAATACTTCAGGGATCAAGGCAAATCCGTCATTCTCATGATGGATTCCATCACAAGATTTGCAAGGGCCCTAAGAGAAGTGGGCCTTGCCGCTGGAGAGCCTCCAGCAAGAGCTGGTTATACACCTTCCGTCTTTTCTACATTGCCAAAGCTTCTTGAGCGCTCGGGTACTTCTGAAAAAGGCTCCATTACAGCCTTTTATACGGTTCTAGTTGCAGGCGACGATATGAATGAGCCTGTTGCTGACGAGACGCGCTCCATACTAGATGGGCACATCATCTTGTCTTCTGCACTCGCACAAAGTTATCACTACCCAGCAATTGACATCTTATCTTCTGCAAGTAGATTGCTCAATTCTCTTGTGGACAAGGAACAGCTCCAACTCATTGGAAAAATAAGAGAGGTTCTTGCAAACTATAAAAAAAATGAACTTCTTATTCGTATTGGAGAGTACAAAAAAGGTACAGACAAGCTTGCAGACTTTTCAATAGACCATATCGACAAAGTCAATAGATTTTTAAAACAGGCAGTCGATGAAAAATCAAGCTTTAAAGAAACAATACAGCAATTAAAAGGACTCTTTAGAACATCGTGAGTATAGATAAAAATTACCCCTTAAAACAGATTGTTGAAGTTAAAAAGAAGCGCGAAGAAGACGCTGAAAAAGTCGTCAAGGAAAAAAAAGCTATCGTCGAAAAAGAAGAGGAAAAACTTGCAGAGGTAAAAAAGGCAAGAGATCTGGTACAAAACCACTATCAAGAAAAACTAACGCAGCTAAGACAAGTGTTAGATGAGGGCACTACTTCAGAAACTATCAAACAGATGAAAGATTATTTAAAAGTTGTAAAAGAAAAGCTTGCAAAAGAAGAAGTGAGGGTCAAAGAACAACAAAAGAAAGTGGATGCAGCAATGAAAGAATTAGAAGCTGCACAAAAAATATTGAAAGAAAAGCGTAAAGAGGTAGAAAAGCTTGAAATTCATCATCAAGCCTGGCAAAAAGAAGCACGTACAAATTTAGAGCGAAAAGAAGAACTAGAGCTCGATGAAATTGGAACAACCATCTATTATGGAAAAAAACGGAGCTAATATTTTTTATGGTTAATAGTCACGACCCCTCTTCCATACAGGCATCAACACCATCTACACCATCTTCTGGAGCAAACAATCAGGGACGATCGCTCGATGAAAATCTGCGAAGACAATCTAATGATTCAGCCAAGCAATTTCCTCCTCCAAAAAAATCTCCAGATAAACATATACAAAAACAAGCTGACAATCCTTACGCACCCTCATCTCAAAAAACTTCATCGGCAACTACACCCTCTCATCATAAAACAACAGCAGACACAAAAGAAAAAGATGTGGCCAATGCTAACGTAAAACAAAAGAATACAGAGGAAGAAAGTGAGCAAGAAGTTCCACTTACATCTTATCTTTCAGGCGAAAATGTTGTAAAAAAAGAGCCAACATTACCCACAGGCCACCCTACTACTCCAGAAAATAAAACTTCTAAAAATGAAACAAAGACAACAAGCCCTTTTGACTTGGCATCTCAAAGCTATTCTTATAAGCCCGTAAAAGAAAAATCTCAATCTGACTTTAAAGAAAATAATAATTCACCAAGTCCACAAGCAGTTCCTGGCCAACAAAACGTCTTAAACCAGCCTACAATGCAAACAGGACAAGTAGAAGCAACCTCAAGGGTAGAACCCTCAGCACGCGTTGCAGACCTTGTTAACACTTACGTAAGCTCTATTGTAACTTTTGTAAATAGTGGAAACACTGATACGACAGTTAACCTCAATAATGGATCAACGATTACAATTCAGCAAAATCAAGCAAAAGAATTAACCATCAGCATAACAATTACTAATCAAAAAACCGCAACAGCACTTACAGCCGAAGTTGTGGGCCAAATTAAATCTCAACTCGATCAAAAGAAAATCAAAGTCAACGGCGATATCAAAGTTGAAGAACAAATAGATTATTCAAGCCAGTATGCACGAGTAGAAAAAACAGGAAGCAGTACGGACGATCAAGGCGGAGGACCTAAATAGATGAAAGGCTCTCTTAAAGCTAATTGGCTTCCCCTTGTTGATTCTGCTATTTTACAAATTGATGAAATTCCTCTTCTTGGAAATACGCCCTCTTTCGACTGGAGCCTCTTTGCAGAAAACTTGAAAAAAACGTTTCAATGCAAGGAACTCGTAATCACTCCCAAACAATGGTTATGGAGGGAGTCAAGAGAGCTCTTTGAAGGACTTGGCAGCGGTCTAAAAACCATACAAATTGCCGTATCTCCACTAGAGGGAACGCTGCATTGGGTGATGCCAGAAGAGGATATAAAAACCCTGATGAGTTTAGTTCTTGGATCTCCTATTGATATTCTATCTGATGAAATGCAAGAGGGTTTTTGTTCCTATATCGCAGCTGAAGTCTTACATACACTTGAGGATCTTGGTGTAACTGAAAAACTTCCCTTGAGACTTCTTAAAGGAGCAAAAGCTCCCAATGAGCTTTCTCTTTGTCTAGATATCATCTTTGAAATGGATAATAAATCCATCAACGGAAGACTCTTCCTCTCTTCCTTTTTTAGAAAAGCGTGGAAGCGCAATCGAGAAGAATTTGAAAGATCTCATTTCAATCCTAGTGTATCTCTCAACGTTTCTCTTTGCATGGGGCATGTTTTATTATCCTTACAAGAACTCTTGCACATCCAAACTGGAGACCTCCTTATCCTTCAACATTCTACCTTTAATATGGATAAAAAACAGGGACCTTGTTTTTTATCTTTCAATCACTCCCTCCTTTTTAATGGTACACTCCAAGGCAATAAAATTAAAATTACAGAATATTTAGCTAAGCTCGAGGAACCCCCTATGACAACAGAATCATCTAAAGAAAAAGAACCACCCAAAACCCACGCGCCTGCAGATGAGACACACGACGCACAACCTCCTGCTGAAGATGCAGAAGATACAAGCCTTTTCTTAGGAGAAGATGAAGAATTTTTCATGGAAGATGAAGAGCTCTCAAAAGTTCTTAAAGAAGAACTTGTTGAGCAAAAAGCACCTGTAAAAGAGTCTCTTCCAAAGCAAACAGAGCAAAAAACAGCTCCTTCCAAAATTGAGGTCGTAAATGAAGCAGAAAGCGTACCTCTAAAACCAGAAGACATTCCACTTATCATCAAAATAGAAATCGCCTCTCTCTCTCTTCCTGCAAAAAAAGTTTTGGAATTACATCCTGGTAATGAACTCTCTCTTGATAAAGAAGTTGATAATAGCGTAAGACTCATTGTCAACGGAAAATGCATCGGAAAAGGAGAGCTCATTCAAATTGGCGAAGTACTTGGAGTGCGCATTCTTGCGATATAGAGCCTATGACAACACCTGATTTTTTTAAACAAGATACAATCGTTGAGGGCCTTACC is a window of Chlamydiales bacterium DNA encoding:
- a CDS encoding YscO family type III secretion system apparatus protein, producing the protein MSIDKNYPLKQIVEVKKKREEDAEKVVKEKKAIVEKEEEKLAEVKKARDLVQNHYQEKLTQLRQVLDEGTTSETIKQMKDYLKVVKEKLAKEEVRVKEQQKKVDAAMKELEAAQKILKEKRKEVEKLEIHHQAWQKEARTNLERKEELELDEIGTTIYYGKKRS
- the sctN gene encoding type III secretion system ATPase SctN, yielding MGMDGKLDKLMGSLEDIQLATVHGRITEVVGMLIKAVIPQVKIGEICLVKREGEPLITQVIGFTQEEVLLSPLGEMSGVGPSSEVIPTYQPLHIKVGPELLGRTLNAIGEPIDIETKGPLNLTETYPVIQSPPNPLKRSIISKPLSVGVRAIDGVLTCGEGQRVGIFAAAGGGKSTLLGMIARNAVADVNVIALIGERGRELREFIEKDLGEEGMKRSVLIVSTSDQPSQLRLNAAYVGTAIAEYFRDQGKSVILMMDSITRFARALREVGLAAGEPPARAGYTPSVFSTLPKLLERSGTSEKGSITAFYTVLVAGDDMNEPVADETRSILDGHIILSSALAQSYHYPAIDILSSASRLLNSLVDKEQLQLIGKIREVLANYKKNELLIRIGEYKKGTDKLADFSIDHIDKVNRFLKQAVDEKSSFKETIQQLKGLFRTS
- the sctQ gene encoding type III secretion system cytoplasmic ring protein SctQ; this translates as MKGSLKANWLPLVDSAILQIDEIPLLGNTPSFDWSLFAENLKKTFQCKELVITPKQWLWRESRELFEGLGSGLKTIQIAVSPLEGTLHWVMPEEDIKTLMSLVLGSPIDILSDEMQEGFCSYIAAEVLHTLEDLGVTEKLPLRLLKGAKAPNELSLCLDIIFEMDNKSINGRLFLSSFFRKAWKRNREEFERSHFNPSVSLNVSLCMGHVLLSLQELLHIQTGDLLILQHSTFNMDKKQGPCFLSFNHSLLFNGTLQGNKIKITEYLAKLEEPPMTTESSKEKEPPKTHAPADETHDAQPPAEDAEDTSLFLGEDEEFFMEDEELSKVLKEELVEQKAPVKESLPKQTEQKTAPSKIEVVNEAESVPLKPEDIPLIIKIEIASLSLPAKKVLELHPGNELSLDKEVDNSVRLIVNGKCIGKGELIQIGEVLGVRILAI